Genomic window (Capsicum annuum cultivar UCD-10X-F1 chromosome 10, UCD10Xv1.1, whole genome shotgun sequence):
ctatttgaattcaaatttgaatattttatgaatttgtaattttattttttttaaagagccTAATATTTTTAAATGCAAATATCTCTAATTTATTAATTCCATTCCATTCATTTTATCACCAAATAACAACCCACGCTTCTacaattgttgttgttgatgaatttttttcttctattattattatttttaaattaaaatatttaatattttgtaattcaaaatttttataataatgcTATTAAATATTGTCCTAAAACTGTCACGTGGCTTTTTAATATCTTGTCAATTGACTTCTTGccttgcttatatatatatatatatatatatatatatatatagagagagagagagagagagagagagagagagagatagatagatagatagatagatagatagatataccCGAGCGGTATGCGGATAATATTAAAGCATTATTTATAAGCATTTCATATCAGAATGTCTCGGTTTGAGTATGTTAATTATATTACATTAAAGAAAAgtaactatcatattatttctcaatgaaatacaaaaaaaataaaatctgccCCACCCACCTCTCACCCCTATCCCACCTATTTTAAGATTAGATGATCCCCCTCTTTGTCAGCTTGAAAAGGCtaactttgattaaaaatataaaaattttatcctCTCCCACGTTTCCCACCCCCAATCCCCCTATCTCGATCAAAATCTATAcgaaaatataatcatgtaattgtaagaaaaaattatgttcagatttttctttattatattattcacaatttaaagataatAAGTTGCTAATGTTTTCCCTCACCCCACCTCTAAcgaaatttatataaataaaataatcatgtaattcaaaaatgtttttatatttcatatttttctttgttatataGTTCAATCTAAAGATTTctgattataaaaaaataatgtaatttttttttactaaatagtAACATGGATATGATGTTGTCTAATTGCTTCATtatattctaaaaattatttcaaatccaCCCCCTCCCACCACTAATACCTAGTGTGCATTTTTTcctattatattttaattattttacttttctgtaattggatttaaaattaaattattttgtattacGCGCATAAGCAATTGAGTTTTCTTCACTCTTAtctcaaaatatagaaattataataGATAAGTTTTGTCATGcatgataaaataaatgataGATAGATTAGAAGAAAACTCCAGAATAATTTAATCTGTTAGaagttattataatttaaaatttatgttaaacACTTTCACAACTATCGAAATATAACCTTATCTCATATTCTATAATTCATCTTAGtgctcttattctttttctttatattgtaaAACTAAGTGACgcccaaaatcaataaaaaaaaattatacataaatgtacatttcaagtaaaattaaaagagaataaataaatttaagataTATAAATGTCTATAAAATTGTTTTATATTTCTCCTAAAAAAGTAAATAtgtgaatgtgatattaaatacaaaaatcaaacaaTTATGAATTgcatataattgaattaaatacagaaaaactatgaaataaaacaatattaaaaagaagaacaataatatcaaacacatattttgaaaaattcacgtcttttattaatataaaataaatatttttattttgtttacttatgaattttttgagctttaattCTATGTCTTTCCAATTTTTAGTTTATGGATAACAATATGTGTATTATCTAAtcaattcaatatattttaaaaattagttcaaaaactaTCCCCCAACACCCCATTTTTCTATagtttgtgatatatatatatatatatatatactatccaacacaaattttttttttgactttaaatttaaatttaaatatcatatcaatttgttaAAAGAAGATCAATTTAATGTTATCAATTTAATGTTCTTTCTTATTCTTGCTTTTAAAATGTAATATATaacttgttttttttaaaaaattgagatacatatttgaaattacattaacaTAAATGGAATAAAAGAAGGTCAATTTGTTACTCTTTATTACCTcaagttttacattttttttatgttatttaaaattaataaatttgtaaaatattaaaaataatcattatgttctttaaaaatataaatatatataattaaaaatatttatttgtaaattataatttcataCTATGTTGACTATTATATCTATTTATGTTTTACaactagaggagcatgacccTTGTCAGCACGGACCcaatattaagatattttgaCTATGTAAGATAAGTTAGATTGACGTcaatttcaattatgaattctaaaacatgaatacacaaaacatattaactacttgatagtatttTTCAATGAGCCAAACTAtctcacaagataattatgtataacttactcatataaataataaaattcaatgcattttgaagtttagatctttaatcatatgattGAGATTTTctacattaagtataaaatatgagattaaaattgatatataagacttgacacttgttgtataaaatagagattaattgttgaaaaagataaaaggttatctagtcattgcatattacatcacaACTGGGTTGCAATTAAGAACCCAAAATTACATTGTATTCTCCTACTAAGCCGACATAAACATCCTTTGCTTTTATTTTCctcctcttttatttgtcaacttgttctttgaagttaagttaaattaatattttaaatttaaattttaagtgttttgaaaattatttttaaaaaaaaaactataagttactatttgttgtattaatttatgttatttgactttgagaacacgataaaataTACTTCTGTAAATGTTTTATCgaactttgcttttgtatatgtttctTTTATTGAAATGTAGGAGtcgtttgttagagtgtataaaaataattttgaatagaatgtATTAGCTGTGTTTGCATTAGTAATGCTTATATTAGTAATActggtattatttatgctaacacTAGTTCTTATACACTGTTTGATGTGTTGTATTAGAACTTGCCTTTtctatcttgatatatttaaccaaaagtttttttaaaaaaaagaattccaTATACATTCTAGGATTCATTCAGGATCTAGAACGggtttaatatatgttattttaatctcaatttatgtgacacaaatagaatttagataatcaatcatacttttaatatgtatttagataatttaatatgttaactattgtaatttataatttttttatataattttcaaataatatatgttatttttcttgaccaaacttttgtggcattgatagtcaattatatcttaaaaataatttaagtttttaattattgtgatttataatacttttattctattccaatttaagtgacactaatataatttcgagagtcaaccaaatattttatattttaaatttttttaagttgttaattattgtgatttatagtatttttacttttttttttgaaatatataacaaattaaattatttttagatattttaagttactaaatattgtaatttttaatttttatgtaatatttgaataatatatgtcacTCTCTTTGTCCAAAGTTTGTATCttcgatagccaattatatttttaaaataatttaaattttaattattgtgatttataatatttttttatttcaatttaagtggcacaatgtttagatgactataataattaattaggggttatatagtaaatcatgattaaagtagcgaagcataaatgtcttaaatgacttacaaaaactaattagaagtgacataacaAATTACTAGAAAAGATACTGGTGAAAAGAAATTAAGtgaacctcatataagacgtcaagtcatataagacgtcaagttaatttaaaacataaaaaattaatttatcatttttatatctattttaacttttttattaattattattaatttttttaatacttaaatgacttataataattaattagggtaatatttagtaaaactatggttgaacCAGCTAAAGTAGACATGATAGAAAtgtctactttattttttaattaaatattattaattttttaatacataaatgacttataataattaattagggtaatatttagtaaaactatggttgatAAAGctaaagtagacatgtcataaatgtctattttactcttttaattaaatgttattaattttttaatgcataaatgattataataattaattaagggttgtataataaaattacggttgaagtagttgaagcaggcatgtcataaatattaaaattaaacattatttattctttaatacataaatgacttatagtaattaactagaggtgatatagtaaaattatggttgaagcagatatgtcataaatatctattttatttttaattaaatattattaattttttaatatataaataacttataataattaattagagatgatatagtaaaatcgcgAAGCAAGAAACCtactgaagcaggcatgtcgaaacCACtgcttctatataatagaaaaaattaataagtttTGTATTACATAAAATTAGAATTATAAGTTTTATTATGcgtaatagaaataataaaatgacatacaGAAAAAGATTTTACCAAATTAAATATAGAGTAAAAGAAGACTCCaatataatctaatttaatttgttaggaaTATATATTGTTTAAAATTCAAACTCGCTAAATACTTTCACCTCTATTGGAGATAATTTTATCCtatattcaattttaattttttaaattcaaattaaaaatttattaacttTGTTCTTATGATTAAAAGAATTCAAGAATGCATGAAATTGTTTAAGAAGGGATGCAAAAATACCACTTCTTATActttaaacaatgcataaaatcagtaacaaaaatatattcacacatgtaaatttgcaagtaaaacaataaaaaaatagatcaactatatctaaatgcctacaaaattattttataatctcCTAGAAGAAAttagatatgattttttttgacATTCATTTTATACACAAATAATTTGTTAAATCTCCTCTTTATATTTCGAGTCTCAATTGTAGTTATcaattttctaaatatttattttgcattttaatattatttacgTCCATCATATTTGtggaaacttcaccttttttagATTCATCTATGACAAAAGATAAATTTTAtgttaatcataaataataataataataataataataataataataataataataataataatagtaataataataataactaaaaaatttacatgaaaagACATACCTCCGTATTTATTCAGAGAAATTTAAGTATGAGTATTACCATTAATATTTGTATCCATGATAGGTACgattgtgatttatgataagtaTAATAGTAatcacaaataataataaaagtttaaaaactaaattaagtATGAACACCATATCTTAATAGCTACTCAGAGAAATCTAATAAACATTCTCCTACAATCTTTTTATCcatgataaaaatactatatgacaaaagaaaaatattatgttatatatataacattatagattaataaaatcaaaacctGCAAATAAATAAATGTGTATATCTAAGAGATAAGAGTTAACTACCTACCTACAATATGTCTACTCaattagtaaaaaaaagaaatagaagttaCGAATAATAATGAACAGATTGATACAGAATCATAATGTTAATGTATTTATATAGATAACATActcaatttgaatttcaaaaatgaaatgaTTTAACTTGTagataaatttaaattcaaattaaaataatattgtaattatcCTATTAGATAGAatgtgaatataaattattaaaaagtgatTAAATAGAGAGtaatattatattcataattatcTACTAAACGCATATTATGGTAATTCGACTGTGATAGgtaaaatgaggcaaaacatgCTCAGCCATAAAAGTAGgttatcattaattttaaattcaaaaaatgattAGGATATTAATTGGAtaattacaaattttaaattttaacaataaaataaaaaggagagaaagTTTTGTGTATTAGTTGCTAGAAAGTAGGATTATGTGCTATAATTATGCAAGCATAACCCGATTGCAGGATTGGAGGCGATCGGTAAGCCACGCGGCCATCCAGACCTATAatgcaagaaaatcaaaatatacaagaatttcaAATAGCTTATTGACTGTATGGAAGAATAAATCTTTTACCCAAGCAAGGAGCCTGTCAGACTTCAATACATACTTATGTTGAGCCCATGTATCTAGCGGTTCTAACCGTGAAAAAGGATGTCctttttcaacaacttttaaTGGGCTTAAGAGTCACGACTTTCTAGATGTAGCCACTAAGGCAAAGTCAACAAAAGCAGCACTAAATTCGACTGTACCACCATAtcggaaccaagtcaagaaactaaataaaaatttctAGCAGATTGCAGGATCGGAGGCTGGCGATAAGCTGCGCGGCCACCCAGACCTATAATACAAGAAAATTGAAATATACAAgaatttcaaataacttattgGCTGTATGGAAGAATAAATCTTTTACCCCGAGCAAAGAGTCTGTCAGACTTTAATACATACTTATGTTGAGCCCATGCATCTAGCAGTTCTAACCATGAAAGAAGACACCATTTTCAATAACTTTTAACGGGCTTTAGAGTCACGACTTGCTAGATGGAGCCACTAATGCAAAGCCAACAAAAGCAGTACTGAATTCGACTGTACCACCATCTTGGAACCAAatcaagaaactaaataaaaattcctttatattttgatagagtctggatcttttGTGATTATTATGCAAGAGAAGTTAGATATCCAACATAGATATGGATCTGCTTAGCAGAACATAGTTACGACCGGACAGAGGGAGAGAGTAATAAGTAAAGACTCaaagtaaataaaatatgaattaatacctTAGATGGCTGGTGCAAAGGCCAGAATAGTAATGAACGGTAATCTCTTTATTCACAGTGAGAGAAATATTATAAAAGAGATCAATTTACAAAAGGAGCTTTTGTCTCTCTTTACAAATGAAAGAtcctatatatagaaaaaaaatctatGCACAGTTAAATGGGGCCTAGATTTGGGTCCTTTATACAGTATATCTATTGTGTGTATAGTGTATTTATTGTTTGTGTACAGTACATCCACAATGTATTTACTATGTGTGAACAGTGTATCTACTTTTTATGTTTTATCCTTCTCCTTCATCTGATTAATGAATTTTTTAGCTTGTTCAATGGAGTCCTCTAATAATATCTTATCTGAGGGTATGAGCTAAGAGTCTTGGAAATCTTCTTCTGCTGTATCATTACTAGTCATACTTTTCATCGAAGTGTCTAACTTATTATATTGATTAAGGGATTGAAGTAAATTTCTTTTTACCTCTTCTAGATATCGTGCTATCATTTCATTTTTATCTCCGTCTTGAACGAAGATTCTTCTAGCAATATGCCTAATCGAACCTCCTTCAATTACATCATTTTAAGAAGTTGTGTAATGCTCTTGGATCTTGTTTTTAATAGAATCCAAGAGTTCTTGACCATATAATTCTTTGGTCTTTGGGTCCTTTCTCATTAATTTGTCCTagaaattattataatatattcgGTATAAGCAGGAATTTGATCCTTTGTGAATCCCAGTTCTGGGGTCCATTTGCGAATCCATGAAATAGAGAATtcgataaagaaataaaattgatcaattttttCTAAATAGCAGATATGATCTGCGTGGTATAACTCGTTAAGTTTTGGTGAAACCTTAGACCATTCTTTGTATAACTTGATGAACGGGTCAGACAATATCTTGATAGTTGGCTCATGGTTTGACCACCAGTTTAAAAACCAATCAGGAATTGGTTCTGCAAATATCTTTGCACAGACTTTCATAAACCAAGTATGCTTATGTCAATTATTGTTATAATAGAGCACTTTATCAAAGGCTTGGATATAATCCCAATAAGTAAAGTTCATTCGAAAATTATTAAGACTGATCTATCTTTCTGTCATTGTTGACATCCACCAATCCTTAATGGATATAATCCGCTTAATAataagttttgagaagttataaACTTTCTCATTTGTGTTAGAACCAGAAAAGTGCTGAAATTCTGCACTACCTGTGGaagtgagaataatctcataataaGAACGGATTTTGTATGACTCACTCGGATAATATAATTCATTAATCAAATATATTTGGAATATTTTCCATTGATCATTTTTTCTTTGAATCTCAAAGTTTTCGacaagaaatataatttatttgttcATTACTTTTTCATAAGATGTGATATCATCACGGTCCTCTTTGGTGACTGAATCAAATGTATCACTTTACTTTTAGGCGGCTAAATAGTCTTTCAAATGTCCATATAATAGACTATCTTCTGGAATATCTTCCAAATGAATTGAAGGAGATGATGAAGATTCGCTTTGTTGAGACATTTTTGAGTTTATTAAACTCCTTTTCCCCATCTGTATAACTGGAGAATTGGATGAGGATCCGCCTAATGATCCTTGAGATGTAGATGAGGGTCCGTATGATGATCCTTGAGAGTATGACTCTCTGTGGGATGATCTTCCCactttttctcttcctcttcctcgGGCCTTTTTCCATGAAGGCTCCATACTGCACATATAATCAGTTTTAGTTAGATAAACAGTAGTCATGCAATTCTTCATAATCATGAAAAGAAAATTCTGCTTCAACCATATCATGGAAAATTTTTCAATCACAAGATTTTcaaatctttgtataatgaaatAACCTTTAAGATAGTGATTAAAGTTTTTTCACTAAGAAAGGTGacataaaaattcatttttgattAAGATATTCCCTAGATAAAAAAGCGGGTAGGGAGTCATCACTTCCCCttttatattgaatttcaaaatcaaaatgggctaattgagcttgccaccttgcaaatatcaattttgaagcatcatgtttaaaatctttatcgAACATATACTTGATCGATTGAGTATcagtttttattaaaaacttttgATTCTATAAATCATcctgaaattttaaaacatatttaacAATGGTTAACATTTCGTGAGCCACAGTAGCATATTTCTTCTGGGCTTCAGTCCATTTTCCTGAGTAAAATCTTATCAAATATTCACTTTTGTCATGAGGATTAACTTGTTTTAGTATTCCACCATAGCCAATATTAGACGCATCCTTCTTAATAATCTTTTGCCAAGCCGGGTTGGCCAGAGTTAAATAGGATAAAGATTTAACACTCTGTTTTATATGTTTAACCAGATCCGTGTGACTATGTGTCCAGGGACCTTTATAATCCCTTTTAGCCTATCATATAATTGAGTTAAATCGCGAGATAAATTCTCATAGAAAGGCGATATATAATTCAAGCTTCCCAAAAATCTTTGCAACTGAGTCTTGTCAGTAATAACATTAGGAAATTTTGATGCAAAATCAATGGATCTTTGAATGGGAGTAATCTTCCCTTGACAAATATTGTGTCCTAAAAATCTGACATCTGTCTGAAACAAACTCATTTTTAGTTTAgatataaccaaaccatttttTATTaccatctttttaaaaatatcaagatgCCTGATATGAACTCGAATGTCTTACAAAACGCTaatatgtcatcaatataaacaatgattaaatccataaaaggattgaaaatatcattcatgattttctGAAATTTAGAAGGGGTATTTCTCAATCCaaatggcataacattccattcatattacCCAATtggaacattaaaagcagtttTATAAGTATACtcattaaatatttgaatttgccaatatccagatcaaattttgaatatattGACATCATATAATCTAGACAATAAATCTCTTTTATTCAGAATAGAATACCTAATCCATTTCAATTATTTATTCAAAGGCTCATAATTTATTACTAACCTGGGACCACCACGTTCCTTTTCTGTGCGTTATTAACATAAAAGGCAGTACAAAACCAAGgagattttgaaggttttattaAACCCTTCTCTAACAAATTATCAATTTCCTTTTTGCAGAATTCTACTAATTCAGTATTCATCTGACAAGGTCGTGATTTAGTCGAGGTATTATCCTCGGAGAAATtatcttcataaggaagagtGACAGTATGCCCTTTTCTATTCCAAAAAGCAGTGGGGTGATCAACACAAATATCAACAACCATTTGTTtggaaattaatttaattttttcctgtACCTTAGTAGATTGTGATGTATCAACAATATTTATGCTAAGTAGTTCAAGTTGCAGAAAATAAACATGTTTCTATttcatatcaattaaagcattAATATCTCCAGATATAGGATCTGTAACAAAGGAATAAGATATCTCTTTATCCTTGTAATTAGCAGAAAATCCTTTTGCATCAAGGTGAGTAAAATGATAAATAACATTAATAAAAGGAGTTCCAAGTATTATTGGAGGGTATAACAAGTTTTtcactaaaaagaagaaataaggaaTGCaaactttattttgaaaaatgtgagCATTCGGTAATTTGTACTCTATATCAAGAGAATTCCCAGATGCAGATTTGACCACATGAGTTGTTTTTTGAACATAATTCGTAGGGATTAACCCTTCTTGAACGCAGCTAACATCCGCTCCACTATCAATTATAACAATATCAGTTAAAGGAAACCCATTATTAATGAAAATAGTACATTTAATATACCATTTGTGAGCAGGAATAATTTGCATCATTCCtagaaaataatcattttttggATCAAGAgatttttgatgaatattattttcttcatcttccttAGGACTAATGTTTTTCCCTTTGGAAGTGGTGGGAGAATTTTTCGCTAGTTGGAAAATCCAGTAATCAcaaattatttgattttgtttaagAGATTTAATATcccttttcaagttttcaacttcaactttcaaatcatcaaaagaagtatcCCTGCTAGGAGCAAAGTTTCTAGCAAGATGTTTATCAACTTTTGCCAGAGAATAAGgcacaaaatattcaaaatttctcTCACGACTAGGAGGATTGCTATCAGCAATATTAAAAGTCATTGGTTTTGAACTCATGGATAAATTTACAATTTTTTCATGAAGTTTTTCATTAGAAACCTCTTTTAAAAGTTCTAACACATTATCAGATGTGTATAACAATATTAatttgatgtgtgagcagatgctaacatatttgaggcttttaactgagaataattgcaaagtcttaagcaacttttgtcgtttttgattgttttctctttgatattgtagtaaaagtcgAGATACAAGAGAATCAGCAATTATGGGAGTAAAAAAGttaatttctgagcaagtagagaaggaagaatagctgatgacttgtctgataagtcgtcagccttgtgataagctattaaaTTTGATGTCAGGCTTAGATAAAGAATGGCCTTCAGTTGGAATGTGTGACAACatctgtgataggctatcagaagtgtgataagccatcaggctcaaCGTCGGCTTAGCAGGGAATAGATTTTAAGGTAAAGAAGtgacgacatctctgataagtcgtcacatttCTAATAAGCCGTCAAGcctgatgtgtgagcctatgctaacacgtttaaagcttttaactttaaataat
Coding sequences:
- the LOC107844306 gene encoding uncharacterized protein LOC107844306, whose protein sequence is MVVDICVDHPTAFWNRKGHTVTLPYEDNFSEDNTSTKSRPCQMNTELVEFCKKEIDNLLEKGLIKPSKSPWFCTAFYVNNAQKRNVVVPVWSLHGKRPEEEEEKKWEDHPTESHTLKDHHTDPHLHLKDH